One genomic segment of Danio rerio strain Tuebingen ecotype United States chromosome 11, GRCz12tu, whole genome shotgun sequence includes these proteins:
- the usp48 gene encoding ubiquitin carboxyl-terminal hydrolase 48 isoform X1 yields MAPRLQLEKAAWRWAEAVRPEDITHEHIELAYRIAVSACKRGACRRNCKGNPNCLVGIGEQSWLGEIDENTFHNIDDPNSERRDKNTFVGLTNLGATCYVNTFLQVWFHNLELRRALYRFQNSRAEGHNTDSDYEPRTICEHLQYLFALLQNSNRRYIDPSGLVKALGLDTGQQQDAQEFSKLFLSLLEDTLSKQKDPNLQNVIQQQFCGQFSYVTVCNKCGRESPLPSRFYELELNIQGHKNLTECVTEFLKEEKLDGDNRYYCESCQSKQNATRRIKLQSLPRTLNFQLMRFVFDRQSGHKKKLNTFISFPEVLDMEPFLEGREEKCTYELSAVLIHRGVSAYSGHYIAHVRDAHTNDWYKFNDEEIEKMEGKKLQLGIEEDIAETAKSQTRKPKCSKGYHCSRNAYMLVYKQQTEEINQTESSVDVPAFLQKLVEQDNRKFEEWCSEMSDMRKQSVDKGKAKHEEVKELYELLPAEDGQSYEFVPLEWLKKWLDDSTAIKEIDNSQFLCTHGKLHPDKIGEAKRISLKAADLLFSRYGGGPRLDRSSLCRDCVTQRCRVIRLKNQLNEDYREVTNLAKSALKSEESGFWIGKASLRSWRQLALDQLEEDEEETKHNNSKINGEKSSPGTKADGVKGDSEDGDGEEMKNFNEDILCYHGGLSILENDRRLVSAEVWNKLRMYFPKAPEFTQDHDPCQQCMRLEREGKENEALNRMMANEQKSSLLNLFQEKNRPTLQKWPQDTDILYIVPLYFVEEWKKFIRRPAKGNPVSNVGNSILLCPHGGFMFTYDSMLQGDAQHIALLWPAEWEVISKMFLVDQVISICRIHDKTQDNGNVQYQTHPDLCRECREGFIFQQQRDMREYTQATVYVRKVIDKKRMIKESAPEFSVSGSDVEDEKEEPKLDGEKDPDFSQTEGGAKRQKLNDTVSLPTAVVTTTSKSGIRRSTRHRKLRGEKALIVSANQTLKDLKIQIMHAFSVAPFDQNLSIDGRCLKDDSATLGSLGVIPESIICLKADEPIADYAAMDDVYQVCMPEEGFKGTGLLGH; encoded by the exons AACACATTTGTGGGCCTAACGAACCTCGGTGCCACGTGTTACGTCAACACTTTCCTCCAGGTGTGGTTCCACAATCTGGAGCTGCGCAGAGCCTTATATAGGTTTCAGAATTCCAGAGCTGAAGGGCACAACACAGATTCAG ATTATGAACCACGGACGATTTGCGAGCATCTCCAGTATCTGTTTGCACTGCTACAGAACAGCAACAGGCGATACATCGATCCTTCCGGGCTAGTGAAGGCTCTTGGGCTCGACACAGGCCAACAGCAG GATGCTCAGGAATTCTCCAAACTCTTCCTCTCACTTCTCGAAGACACACTTTCAAAGCAGAAGGACCCAAATCTCCAAAATGTCATTcaacagcagttctgtgggcagtTCTCTTATGTTACAGT ATGCAACAAATGTGGACGTGAATCTCCATTACCATCACGATTTTATGAACTAGAGCTGAATATTCAAGGACATAAAAACCTCACAGAGTGTGTTACAGAGTTTCTGAAG GAGGAGAAGCTGGACGGTGATAATCGTTACTATTGCGAGAGCTGTCAGAGTAAACAGAACGCCACACGCCGGATCAAGCTGCAGAGTCTTCCTCGTACACTCAACTTTCAGCTCATGCGTTTTGTTTTTGATAG GCAAAGTGGGCATAAGAAGAAGCTCAACACCTTCATTAGTTTTCCAGAAGTTCTTGACATGGAGCCGTTTTTGGAAGGAAGAG AGGAGAAGTGCACGTATGAGCTGAGTGCGGTGTTGATTCATCGGGGTGTGAGTGCTTACTCCGGTCACTACATTGCCCATGTGAGAGACGCACACACCAACGACTGGTACAAATTTAACGATGAGGAGATTGAGAAAATGGAGGGCAAGAAACTTCAGCTGGGCATTGAGGAAGATATCG CTGAGACGGCCAAATCTCAAACCAGAAAGCCAAAATGTAGCAAAGGCTATCACTGTTCGAGGAACGCATACATGTTAGTGTATAAACAGCAGACAGAAGAGATTAACCAGACGGAGTCTTCTGTTGACGTACCAG cttttctcCAGAAGCTGGTCGAGCAGGACAACAGGAAGTTTGAGGAGTGGTGTAGTGAGATGTCAGACATGCGAAAGCAGAGTGTTGACAAAGGCAAAGCCAAACATGAGGAGGTGAAGGAGCTCTACGAATTGTTACCTGCAGAAGACG GGCAGTCCTATGAGTTTGTGCCTCTTGAGTGGTTGAAGAAATGGCTTGACGACTCCACTGCCATAAAGGAAATCGACAACAGCCAGTTCCTGTGCACCCATGGCAAACTGCATCCTGACAAGATTGGGGAAGCCAAAAGAATATCCTTAAAGGCTGCTGATCTCCTTTTCAGTCGCTACGGAGGAGGACCAAGACTAGACc GTTCATCTCTCTGTAGAGACTGTGTCACTCAGCGATGTCGGGTGATCAGACTGAAAAACCAGCTAAATGAAGATTACAGAGAGGTCACCAATCTTGCCAAATCCGCTTTGAAAAG TGAAGAATCAGGATTCTGGATTGGGAAGGCTTCTTTAAGGAGCTGGAGACAATTAGCATTAGACCAGCTAGAGGAAGATGAGGAGGAAACCAAACACAACAACAGCAAAATTAATGGAGAGAAAAGCAGCCCAGGAACTAAAG CTGATGGGGTTAAAGGAGATAGTGAAGATGGAGACGGTGAAGAGATGAAGAACTTCAATGAAGATATCCTCTGTTAtcatg GGGGTTTGAGTATCTTAGAGAATGATCGACGGCTGGTTTCTGCCGAGGTTTGGAATAAACTAAGGATGTATTTCCCCAAAGCACCAGAGTTCACACAAGATCATGATCCCTGTCAGCAGTGCATG AGGCTGGAAAGAGAAGGGAAAGAGAACGAGGCTTTGAACAGAATGATGGCGAATGAACAGAAGAGCTCTCTGCTCAACCTCTTCCAGGAGAAGAATCGGCCCACGCTACAGAAATGGCCACAG GACACAGACATTCTGTACATTGTGCCACTTTACTTTGTTGAGGAATGGAAGAAATTTATCAG GAGGCCAGCAAAGGGTAACCCAGTGTCAAATGTGGGGAACAGTATCCTGCTCTGTCCTCACGGAGGCTTCATGTTCACATATGACTCCATGCTGCAAGGAGACGCCCAACA TATAGCTCTTCTCTGGCCCGCTGAATGGGAGGTGATCAGCAAAATGTTTCTGGTGGACCAGGTCATCTCCATCTGTCGGATTCATGACAAAACACAAGACAACGGCAATGTGCAATACCAGACTCATCCAG ATCTGTGTCGGGAATGCAGAGAGGGCTTCATATTCCAACAGCAGAGGGACATGAGGGAGTACACACAGGCCACCGTGTATGTGCGCAAAGTCATCGACAAGAAAAGA ATGATTAAGGAATCTGCCCCTGAGTTTAGTGTTAGTGGATCAGATGTTGAAGATGAAAAAGAGGAGCCAAAATTAGATGGAGAGAAAGATCCAGACTTCAGTCAG ACTGAGGGTGGAGCCAAAAGGCAGAAGCTGAACGATACTGTCTCTCTTCCTACGGCTGTCGTAACCACCACATCTAAGTCAGGCATCAGGAGGAGCACAAGGCACCGGAAACTGCGTGGCGAAAAAGCCCTCATCGTTTCTGCCAATCAGACGCTCAAAGATCTCAAGATCCAG ATCATGCACGCGTTCTCAGTGGCTCCATTCGATCAAAACCTTTCCATAGACGGACGCTGTTTAAAAGACGACTCTGCCACATTGGGAAGTCTTGGAGTCATACCTGAGAGCATCATTTGCCTTAAG GCTGATGAACCCATTGCTGATTATGCTGCAATGGATGATGTTTATCAAG tctgtATGCCTGAAGAAGGATTTAAAG GCACTGGGCTTTTAGGACACTGA
- the usp48 gene encoding ubiquitin carboxyl-terminal hydrolase 48 isoform X2, which yields MCAGLCHLNILWCVLYRMAPRLQLEKAAWRWAEAVRPEDITHEHIELAYRIAVSACKRGACRRNCKGNPNCLVGIGEQSWLGEIDENTFHNIDDPNSERRDKNTFVGLTNLGATCYVNTFLQVWFHNLELRRALYRFQNSRAEGHNTDSDYEPRTICEHLQYLFALLQNSNRRYIDPSGLVKALGLDTGQQQDAQEFSKLFLSLLEDTLSKQKDPNLQNVIQQQFCGQFSYVTVCNKCGRESPLPSRFYELELNIQGHKNLTECVTEFLKEEKLDGDNRYYCESCQSKQNATRRIKLQSLPRTLNFQLMRFVFDRQSGHKKKLNTFISFPEVLDMEPFLEGREEKCTYELSAVLIHRGVSAYSGHYIAHVRDAHTNDWYKFNDEEIEKMEGKKLQLGIEEDIAETAKSQTRKPKCSKGYHCSRNAYMLVYKQQTEEINQTESSVDVPAFLQKLVEQDNRKFEEWCSEMSDMRKQSVDKGKAKHEEVKELYELLPAEDGQSYEFVPLEWLKKWLDDSTAIKEIDNSQFLCTHGKLHPDKIGEAKRISLKAADLLFSRYGGGPRLDRSSLCRDCVTQRCRVIRLKNQLNEDYREVTNLAKSALKSEESGFWIGKASLRSWRQLALDQLEEDEEETKHNNSKINGEKSSPGTKADGVKGDSEDGDGEEMKNFNEDILCYHGGLSILENDRRLVSAEVWNKLRMYFPKAPEFTQDHDPCQQCMRLEREGKENEALNRMMANEQKSSLLNLFQEKNRPTLQKWPQDTDILYIVPLYFVEEWKKFIRRPAKGNPVSNVGNSILLCPHGGFMFTYDSMLQGDAQHIALLWPAEWEVISKMFLVDQVISICRIHDKTQDNGNVQYQTHPDLCRECREGFIFQQQRDMREYTQATVYVRKVIDKKRMIKESAPEFSVSGSDVEDEKEEPKLDGEKDPDFSQTEGGAKRQKLNDTVSLPTAVVTTTSKSGIRRSTRHRKLRGEKALIVSANQTLKDLKIQIMHAFSVAPFDQNLSIDGRCLKDDSATLGSLGVIPESIICLKADEPIADYAAMDDVYQVCMPEEGFKGTGLLGH from the exons AACACATTTGTGGGCCTAACGAACCTCGGTGCCACGTGTTACGTCAACACTTTCCTCCAGGTGTGGTTCCACAATCTGGAGCTGCGCAGAGCCTTATATAGGTTTCAGAATTCCAGAGCTGAAGGGCACAACACAGATTCAG ATTATGAACCACGGACGATTTGCGAGCATCTCCAGTATCTGTTTGCACTGCTACAGAACAGCAACAGGCGATACATCGATCCTTCCGGGCTAGTGAAGGCTCTTGGGCTCGACACAGGCCAACAGCAG GATGCTCAGGAATTCTCCAAACTCTTCCTCTCACTTCTCGAAGACACACTTTCAAAGCAGAAGGACCCAAATCTCCAAAATGTCATTcaacagcagttctgtgggcagtTCTCTTATGTTACAGT ATGCAACAAATGTGGACGTGAATCTCCATTACCATCACGATTTTATGAACTAGAGCTGAATATTCAAGGACATAAAAACCTCACAGAGTGTGTTACAGAGTTTCTGAAG GAGGAGAAGCTGGACGGTGATAATCGTTACTATTGCGAGAGCTGTCAGAGTAAACAGAACGCCACACGCCGGATCAAGCTGCAGAGTCTTCCTCGTACACTCAACTTTCAGCTCATGCGTTTTGTTTTTGATAG GCAAAGTGGGCATAAGAAGAAGCTCAACACCTTCATTAGTTTTCCAGAAGTTCTTGACATGGAGCCGTTTTTGGAAGGAAGAG AGGAGAAGTGCACGTATGAGCTGAGTGCGGTGTTGATTCATCGGGGTGTGAGTGCTTACTCCGGTCACTACATTGCCCATGTGAGAGACGCACACACCAACGACTGGTACAAATTTAACGATGAGGAGATTGAGAAAATGGAGGGCAAGAAACTTCAGCTGGGCATTGAGGAAGATATCG CTGAGACGGCCAAATCTCAAACCAGAAAGCCAAAATGTAGCAAAGGCTATCACTGTTCGAGGAACGCATACATGTTAGTGTATAAACAGCAGACAGAAGAGATTAACCAGACGGAGTCTTCTGTTGACGTACCAG cttttctcCAGAAGCTGGTCGAGCAGGACAACAGGAAGTTTGAGGAGTGGTGTAGTGAGATGTCAGACATGCGAAAGCAGAGTGTTGACAAAGGCAAAGCCAAACATGAGGAGGTGAAGGAGCTCTACGAATTGTTACCTGCAGAAGACG GGCAGTCCTATGAGTTTGTGCCTCTTGAGTGGTTGAAGAAATGGCTTGACGACTCCACTGCCATAAAGGAAATCGACAACAGCCAGTTCCTGTGCACCCATGGCAAACTGCATCCTGACAAGATTGGGGAAGCCAAAAGAATATCCTTAAAGGCTGCTGATCTCCTTTTCAGTCGCTACGGAGGAGGACCAAGACTAGACc GTTCATCTCTCTGTAGAGACTGTGTCACTCAGCGATGTCGGGTGATCAGACTGAAAAACCAGCTAAATGAAGATTACAGAGAGGTCACCAATCTTGCCAAATCCGCTTTGAAAAG TGAAGAATCAGGATTCTGGATTGGGAAGGCTTCTTTAAGGAGCTGGAGACAATTAGCATTAGACCAGCTAGAGGAAGATGAGGAGGAAACCAAACACAACAACAGCAAAATTAATGGAGAGAAAAGCAGCCCAGGAACTAAAG CTGATGGGGTTAAAGGAGATAGTGAAGATGGAGACGGTGAAGAGATGAAGAACTTCAATGAAGATATCCTCTGTTAtcatg GGGGTTTGAGTATCTTAGAGAATGATCGACGGCTGGTTTCTGCCGAGGTTTGGAATAAACTAAGGATGTATTTCCCCAAAGCACCAGAGTTCACACAAGATCATGATCCCTGTCAGCAGTGCATG AGGCTGGAAAGAGAAGGGAAAGAGAACGAGGCTTTGAACAGAATGATGGCGAATGAACAGAAGAGCTCTCTGCTCAACCTCTTCCAGGAGAAGAATCGGCCCACGCTACAGAAATGGCCACAG GACACAGACATTCTGTACATTGTGCCACTTTACTTTGTTGAGGAATGGAAGAAATTTATCAG GAGGCCAGCAAAGGGTAACCCAGTGTCAAATGTGGGGAACAGTATCCTGCTCTGTCCTCACGGAGGCTTCATGTTCACATATGACTCCATGCTGCAAGGAGACGCCCAACA TATAGCTCTTCTCTGGCCCGCTGAATGGGAGGTGATCAGCAAAATGTTTCTGGTGGACCAGGTCATCTCCATCTGTCGGATTCATGACAAAACACAAGACAACGGCAATGTGCAATACCAGACTCATCCAG ATCTGTGTCGGGAATGCAGAGAGGGCTTCATATTCCAACAGCAGAGGGACATGAGGGAGTACACACAGGCCACCGTGTATGTGCGCAAAGTCATCGACAAGAAAAGA ATGATTAAGGAATCTGCCCCTGAGTTTAGTGTTAGTGGATCAGATGTTGAAGATGAAAAAGAGGAGCCAAAATTAGATGGAGAGAAAGATCCAGACTTCAGTCAG ACTGAGGGTGGAGCCAAAAGGCAGAAGCTGAACGATACTGTCTCTCTTCCTACGGCTGTCGTAACCACCACATCTAAGTCAGGCATCAGGAGGAGCACAAGGCACCGGAAACTGCGTGGCGAAAAAGCCCTCATCGTTTCTGCCAATCAGACGCTCAAAGATCTCAAGATCCAG ATCATGCACGCGTTCTCAGTGGCTCCATTCGATCAAAACCTTTCCATAGACGGACGCTGTTTAAAAGACGACTCTGCCACATTGGGAAGTCTTGGAGTCATACCTGAGAGCATCATTTGCCTTAAG GCTGATGAACCCATTGCTGATTATGCTGCAATGGATGATGTTTATCAAG tctgtATGCCTGAAGAAGGATTTAAAG GCACTGGGCTTTTAGGACACTGA
- the usp48 gene encoding ubiquitin carboxyl-terminal hydrolase 48 isoform X3 — translation MRFVFDRQSGHKKKLNTFISFPEVLDMEPFLEGREEKCTYELSAVLIHRGVSAYSGHYIAHVRDAHTNDWYKFNDEEIEKMEGKKLQLGIEEDIAETAKSQTRKPKCSKGYHCSRNAYMLVYKQQTEEINQTESSVDVPAFLQKLVEQDNRKFEEWCSEMSDMRKQSVDKGKAKHEEVKELYELLPAEDGQSYEFVPLEWLKKWLDDSTAIKEIDNSQFLCTHGKLHPDKIGEAKRISLKAADLLFSRYGGGPRLDRSSLCRDCVTQRCRVIRLKNQLNEDYREVTNLAKSALKSEESGFWIGKASLRSWRQLALDQLEEDEEETKHNNSKINGEKSSPGTKADGVKGDSEDGDGEEMKNFNEDILCYHGGLSILENDRRLVSAEVWNKLRMYFPKAPEFTQDHDPCQQCMRLEREGKENEALNRMMANEQKSSLLNLFQEKNRPTLQKWPQDTDILYIVPLYFVEEWKKFIRRPAKGNPVSNVGNSILLCPHGGFMFTYDSMLQGDAQHIALLWPAEWEVISKMFLVDQVISICRIHDKTQDNGNVQYQTHPDLCRECREGFIFQQQRDMREYTQATVYVRKVIDKKRMIKESAPEFSVSGSDVEDEKEEPKLDGEKDPDFSQTEGGAKRQKLNDTVSLPTAVVTTTSKSGIRRSTRHRKLRGEKALIVSANQTLKDLKIQIMHAFSVAPFDQNLSIDGRCLKDDSATLGSLGVIPESIICLKADEPIADYAAMDDVYQVCMPEEGFKGTGLLGH, via the exons ATGCGTTTTGTTTTTGATAG GCAAAGTGGGCATAAGAAGAAGCTCAACACCTTCATTAGTTTTCCAGAAGTTCTTGACATGGAGCCGTTTTTGGAAGGAAGAG AGGAGAAGTGCACGTATGAGCTGAGTGCGGTGTTGATTCATCGGGGTGTGAGTGCTTACTCCGGTCACTACATTGCCCATGTGAGAGACGCACACACCAACGACTGGTACAAATTTAACGATGAGGAGATTGAGAAAATGGAGGGCAAGAAACTTCAGCTGGGCATTGAGGAAGATATCG CTGAGACGGCCAAATCTCAAACCAGAAAGCCAAAATGTAGCAAAGGCTATCACTGTTCGAGGAACGCATACATGTTAGTGTATAAACAGCAGACAGAAGAGATTAACCAGACGGAGTCTTCTGTTGACGTACCAG cttttctcCAGAAGCTGGTCGAGCAGGACAACAGGAAGTTTGAGGAGTGGTGTAGTGAGATGTCAGACATGCGAAAGCAGAGTGTTGACAAAGGCAAAGCCAAACATGAGGAGGTGAAGGAGCTCTACGAATTGTTACCTGCAGAAGACG GGCAGTCCTATGAGTTTGTGCCTCTTGAGTGGTTGAAGAAATGGCTTGACGACTCCACTGCCATAAAGGAAATCGACAACAGCCAGTTCCTGTGCACCCATGGCAAACTGCATCCTGACAAGATTGGGGAAGCCAAAAGAATATCCTTAAAGGCTGCTGATCTCCTTTTCAGTCGCTACGGAGGAGGACCAAGACTAGACc GTTCATCTCTCTGTAGAGACTGTGTCACTCAGCGATGTCGGGTGATCAGACTGAAAAACCAGCTAAATGAAGATTACAGAGAGGTCACCAATCTTGCCAAATCCGCTTTGAAAAG TGAAGAATCAGGATTCTGGATTGGGAAGGCTTCTTTAAGGAGCTGGAGACAATTAGCATTAGACCAGCTAGAGGAAGATGAGGAGGAAACCAAACACAACAACAGCAAAATTAATGGAGAGAAAAGCAGCCCAGGAACTAAAG CTGATGGGGTTAAAGGAGATAGTGAAGATGGAGACGGTGAAGAGATGAAGAACTTCAATGAAGATATCCTCTGTTAtcatg GGGGTTTGAGTATCTTAGAGAATGATCGACGGCTGGTTTCTGCCGAGGTTTGGAATAAACTAAGGATGTATTTCCCCAAAGCACCAGAGTTCACACAAGATCATGATCCCTGTCAGCAGTGCATG AGGCTGGAAAGAGAAGGGAAAGAGAACGAGGCTTTGAACAGAATGATGGCGAATGAACAGAAGAGCTCTCTGCTCAACCTCTTCCAGGAGAAGAATCGGCCCACGCTACAGAAATGGCCACAG GACACAGACATTCTGTACATTGTGCCACTTTACTTTGTTGAGGAATGGAAGAAATTTATCAG GAGGCCAGCAAAGGGTAACCCAGTGTCAAATGTGGGGAACAGTATCCTGCTCTGTCCTCACGGAGGCTTCATGTTCACATATGACTCCATGCTGCAAGGAGACGCCCAACA TATAGCTCTTCTCTGGCCCGCTGAATGGGAGGTGATCAGCAAAATGTTTCTGGTGGACCAGGTCATCTCCATCTGTCGGATTCATGACAAAACACAAGACAACGGCAATGTGCAATACCAGACTCATCCAG ATCTGTGTCGGGAATGCAGAGAGGGCTTCATATTCCAACAGCAGAGGGACATGAGGGAGTACACACAGGCCACCGTGTATGTGCGCAAAGTCATCGACAAGAAAAGA ATGATTAAGGAATCTGCCCCTGAGTTTAGTGTTAGTGGATCAGATGTTGAAGATGAAAAAGAGGAGCCAAAATTAGATGGAGAGAAAGATCCAGACTTCAGTCAG ACTGAGGGTGGAGCCAAAAGGCAGAAGCTGAACGATACTGTCTCTCTTCCTACGGCTGTCGTAACCACCACATCTAAGTCAGGCATCAGGAGGAGCACAAGGCACCGGAAACTGCGTGGCGAAAAAGCCCTCATCGTTTCTGCCAATCAGACGCTCAAAGATCTCAAGATCCAG ATCATGCACGCGTTCTCAGTGGCTCCATTCGATCAAAACCTTTCCATAGACGGACGCTGTTTAAAAGACGACTCTGCCACATTGGGAAGTCTTGGAGTCATACCTGAGAGCATCATTTGCCTTAAG GCTGATGAACCCATTGCTGATTATGCTGCAATGGATGATGTTTATCAAG tctgtATGCCTGAAGAAGGATTTAAAG GCACTGGGCTTTTAGGACACTGA